One Streptosporangium sp. NBC_01495 DNA window includes the following coding sequences:
- a CDS encoding purine-cytosine permease family protein: MASLGTDDYAIARVPARARYSWVSVAVQRFGQISALSQFLLGATLGFGMDFWGAFWALTFGAVILEVVAIALGVIGMREGLTTSILARWCGFGQAGAALIGLAIGISLVGWFGIQSAVSAEGLHELIPALPVWAWSLLFGLAVTAIVVKGFHSMAWTAYLTVPAFVLLVAWSVGTELSRHSLSELATAAPAGPALTLLQGTTLVAGGFIVGAVITPDMTRFNRSVADVVKQTLLGITLGEYVIGLIGVLLAHAIKSANIITIVTSTVGWVGVLIIVVGTLKINDWNLYSSGLGLVNFVGSVFGRKVNRAVVTLLLGVVGSVLAAAGILGSFTDFLMVLGVAFPPIAGIMIAEYFVVRTWRRELDDTRASGGIPAQAPRWVPATLVIWLAASLIGQFVTWGLPSINSLVVAFVLYVVAGKLGLIRGYGTAHTETADEEPVTAPTPSAA; this comes from the coding sequence ATGGCTTCTCTCGGTACCGACGACTACGCGATAGCCCGAGTCCCCGCCCGCGCCCGATACTCCTGGGTGTCCGTCGCGGTCCAGCGATTCGGCCAAATCTCCGCCCTCAGCCAGTTCCTGCTCGGCGCGACCCTCGGGTTCGGCATGGACTTCTGGGGTGCCTTCTGGGCTCTCACCTTCGGCGCGGTCATCCTGGAGGTCGTGGCCATCGCGCTGGGCGTGATCGGCATGCGGGAGGGGCTGACGACCTCCATCCTGGCCCGGTGGTGCGGCTTCGGCCAGGCGGGGGCCGCGCTGATCGGCCTGGCCATCGGGATCAGCCTGGTCGGCTGGTTCGGCATCCAGTCCGCGGTGTCGGCCGAAGGGCTCCACGAGCTGATTCCGGCGCTGCCGGTCTGGGCGTGGTCGCTGCTGTTCGGGCTCGCGGTGACCGCCATCGTCGTCAAGGGCTTCCACTCGATGGCGTGGACCGCCTATCTCACGGTGCCCGCCTTCGTCCTGCTGGTCGCCTGGTCGGTCGGCACGGAACTGTCCAGGCACTCGCTGTCCGAGCTGGCCACCGCCGCCCCCGCCGGCCCGGCGCTCACCCTGTTGCAGGGCACGACACTGGTCGCCGGCGGGTTCATCGTGGGCGCGGTGATCACCCCCGACATGACCCGGTTCAACCGGTCGGTCGCCGACGTGGTCAAGCAGACCCTGCTGGGAATCACGCTCGGCGAGTACGTGATCGGCCTGATCGGGGTGCTGCTGGCGCACGCGATCAAGTCGGCGAACATCATCACGATCGTCACCTCCACCGTCGGCTGGGTCGGGGTGCTGATCATCGTCGTCGGCACCCTGAAGATCAACGACTGGAACCTGTACTCCTCCGGGCTCGGCCTGGTGAACTTCGTCGGCTCCGTCTTCGGCCGGAAGGTCAACCGCGCGGTGGTGACGCTGCTCCTCGGCGTGGTGGGCAGCGTGCTGGCCGCGGCCGGCATCCTCGGCAGCTTCACCGACTTCCTGATGGTGCTCGGGGTCGCCTTCCCGCCGATCGCCGGCATCATGATCGCCGAGTACTTCGTGGTCAGAACCTGGCGCCGGGAGCTGGACGACACCAGGGCCTCGGGCGGGATACCGGCTCAGGCGCCGCGCTGGGTGCCGGCGACCTTGGTGATCTGGCTCGCGGCGAGCCTGATCGGACAGTTCGTGACGTGGGGCCTGCCCAGCATCAACTCCCTGGTCGTCGCCTTCGTGCTGTACGTGGTCGCGGGCAAGCTCGGCCTGATCCGGGGGTACGGCACCGCACACACCGAGACCGCCGACGAGGAGCCGGTCACGGCCCCCACGCCGTCGGCCGCCTGA
- a CDS encoding AraC family transcriptional regulator encodes MDPYDDLLRSVRGEGSVFGASVLSPPWALRFADGPSLTLVVPLRGEGWIIQGDDARQVRPGEAAIVRGPEPFVFADTDTPRPALDVHRDGAVAGDLTGRTILLTGSYRVGGEVARRLVRVLPPVLVVPDDHDCSSMGAYLEAQILSGRPGHQIVLDRLLDWLLVCTLRDWFDRPEAVSPGWYTALSDDVVGPALRAIHDTPASQWTLASLATAASVSRTTLARRFTELVGEPPMTYLTEWRMALAADMLAEPAATVATVARRVGYSDAFGFSSAFKRVLGVSPSAYRTGDGARSSLWNA; translated from the coding sequence ATGGATCCGTACGACGACCTGTTGCGGAGCGTGCGCGGCGAGGGTTCCGTCTTCGGCGCGTCGGTGCTGTCGCCACCGTGGGCGCTCAGGTTCGCCGACGGCCCCTCCCTGACGCTCGTCGTCCCCCTGCGCGGCGAGGGGTGGATCATCCAGGGAGACGACGCCCGGCAGGTGCGGCCGGGCGAGGCGGCGATCGTGCGCGGGCCGGAGCCCTTCGTGTTCGCGGACACCGACACCCCGCGCCCGGCGCTGGACGTCCACCGTGACGGCGCCGTCGCCGGGGACCTGACCGGTCGGACCATCCTGCTGACCGGGTCGTACCGGGTCGGCGGCGAGGTCGCCCGCCGCCTGGTCCGGGTGCTGCCCCCCGTGCTCGTCGTGCCGGACGATCACGACTGCAGCAGCATGGGCGCGTACCTCGAGGCACAGATCCTCTCCGGTCGCCCGGGTCACCAGATCGTGCTGGACCGGCTGCTCGACTGGCTGCTGGTGTGCACGCTGCGCGACTGGTTCGACCGGCCGGAGGCGGTCAGTCCCGGCTGGTACACCGCCCTGAGCGACGACGTGGTCGGCCCGGCCCTGCGCGCCATCCACGACACCCCGGCCAGTCAGTGGACGCTCGCCTCCCTCGCCACCGCCGCGAGCGTCTCGCGCACCACCCTGGCCAGGCGGTTCACCGAACTCGTGGGCGAGCCGCCGATGACGTACCTGACGGAGTGGCGGATGGCGCTCGCCGCCGACATGCTGGCCGAACCCGCCGCGACGGTCGCCACGGTGGCCCGCCGGGTGGGGTACTCCGACGCGTTCGGCTTCAGCTCGGCGTTCAAGCGCGTCCTGGGCGTGAGCCCGAGCGCCTACCGCACCGGCGACGGAGCTCGCTCCTCCCTGTGGAACGCCTGA
- a CDS encoding NAD(P)H-binding protein has translation MNEILILGATGKTGRRVVRQLRAEGERVRPASRSSEVRFDWSEPATWENALRGAEAVYLVAPDDPTPIRDFVEGAVDVKRFVVLSGRGLDLVGEDFGQGMAAAERAVRDSGAEWTILRANNFNQNFDEDLWYAPLRAGRLALPIGDVPEPFIDADDVAAVAVAALTRDGHAGLTYDLSGPRGMTFGAAVEIIARAAGRPIEYVELTPEAYRAQLLAEGYPQVVVDALSALFALHRAGHTAEPADGVQRVLGRPPIAFESYATRIAATGAWS, from the coding sequence ATGAACGAGATCCTGATTCTGGGCGCGACAGGCAAGACCGGCCGCCGAGTGGTGCGGCAGCTACGTGCGGAGGGAGAGCGGGTACGGCCCGCGTCCCGTTCCAGCGAGGTGCGCTTCGACTGGTCGGAGCCCGCCACCTGGGAGAACGCGCTGCGAGGCGCCGAGGCGGTGTACCTGGTGGCGCCCGACGACCCCACCCCGATCCGCGACTTCGTCGAGGGGGCCGTGGACGTCAAGCGTTTCGTGGTGCTGTCCGGCCGGGGCCTGGACCTGGTCGGTGAGGACTTCGGGCAGGGCATGGCCGCCGCGGAGCGGGCCGTACGCGACTCGGGGGCGGAGTGGACGATCCTGCGGGCGAACAACTTCAATCAGAACTTCGACGAGGACCTGTGGTACGCGCCGCTGCGGGCGGGGAGGCTGGCGTTGCCGATCGGCGACGTGCCCGAGCCGTTCATCGACGCCGACGACGTCGCCGCGGTCGCCGTGGCGGCACTGACGAGGGACGGGCACGCGGGGCTGACGTACGACCTGTCGGGACCGCGCGGGATGACCTTCGGCGCGGCCGTCGAGATCATCGCGCGGGCCGCCGGCCGGCCCATCGAGTACGTCGAGCTGACCCCGGAGGCCTACCGGGCCCAGCTGCTCGCCGAGGGGTACCCGCAGGTCGTGGTCGACGCGCTGAGCGCCCTGTTCGCCCTGCACCGCGCCGGTCACACGGCCGAGCCCGCCGACGGGGTCCAGCGGGTGCTCGGCCGCCCGCCGATCGCGTTCGAGTCCTACGCGACCAGGATCGCCGCCACCGGCGCCTGGTCGTGA
- a CDS encoding RICIN domain-containing protein has protein sequence MTLTTTGGSGGGRLIGWQDKCIDVPGSNGVAGQRLQLWDCNGTAAQNWTFPGDGTVRAFGLCMDVAWGSTANGAAIQLATCSGNPAQQFVLSGAGDLVNPQANKCVDVTGWGGAGTPLQQWECNGGANQKWRRG, from the coding sequence CTGACCCTGACCACCACCGGAGGGAGCGGCGGCGGCCGGCTCATCGGCTGGCAGGACAAGTGCATCGACGTACCCGGCAGCAACGGCGTCGCGGGCCAGCGCCTGCAGCTGTGGGACTGCAACGGCACCGCAGCGCAGAACTGGACGTTCCCCGGCGACGGCACCGTCCGCGCCTTCGGCCTCTGCATGGACGTGGCCTGGGGCTCCACCGCCAACGGCGCCGCCATCCAGCTCGCCACCTGCAGCGGCAACCCGGCACAGCAGTTCGTCCTCAGCGGCGCCGGCGACCTGGTCAACCCGCAGGCCAACAAGTGCGTGGACGTCACCGGCTGGGGTGGCGCCGGCACGCCGTTGCAGCAGTGGGAGTGCAACGGCGGCGCCAACCAGAAGTGGCGGCGAGGCTGA